Proteins encoded by one window of Capsicum annuum cultivar UCD-10X-F1 unplaced genomic scaffold, UCD10Xv1.1 ctg82716, whole genome shotgun sequence:
- the LOC124895505 gene encoding uncharacterized protein LOC124895505 gives MAPDWSKPFKIMCHASGVALGADLGQKRGKLFHAINYANKALNGATKNYTVTQQEILGVVYAFEKFRAYLLGTKVEIVALFDNEGKRVVAFLKKQNKREALILSQSEEESESTSSSTSSSPDKATVVATQPSPVEGNTKTVNVEDQMEVRDVVAELEGDNFIR, from the exons ATGGCACCAGATTGGTCCAAGCCATTTAAGATCATGTGTCACGCaagtggtgttgcccttggagctgatTTGGGGCAAAAGAGGGGCAAATTGTTTCATGCAATCAATTATGCTAACAAAGCTCTGAATGGAGCTACAAAAAACTACACTGTCACCCAACAGGAAATCCTTggtgtagtgtatgcttttgagaaatttagagcTTATCTTCttggaaccaag gTCGAAATAGTTGCCTTGtttgataatgaagggaagagagttgTTGCGTTTCTTAAGAA ACAAAATAAAAGAGAGGCTCTTATACTCTCCcagtctgaggaggagagtgagAGTACCTCAAGCAGTACAAGTTCAAGCCCTGATAAAGCCACTGTTGTTGCAACTCAACCATCGCCTGTAGAGGGTAATACTAAAACTGTAAACGTGGAGGATCAAATGGAAGTTCGTGATGTTGTAGCTGAACTGGAGGGTGATAATTTTATTAGGTAG